CCTGACTGTGATGCTTCTTCCTGGTGTTTTTGTCTTGGCAACCTCttccatttcagtgtttttaagaGTGAACAGCCCTTTCTTGCAGGTTAGATAAAGGGTCCTGgatgaggaggggaggggggggggggcagggttAAGTTGGGTTTCCATTGCCTCCTTCATGGGGGCAGATGAGCAAGGTGGAGTCCAGGTCCAGGCGGAAGGCTGGATACAGCGGCTGAGAGAAGGGACAGCGGAAGGTGTGCAGCAGTACTACTGTGTCCGACACACTGTAGAAGGACAACGCTCCTTTCTGGCGCTCCAGGAACACACCGATCCTGGGGCAGGGCGGCGCGGCCACCGTGGTCTTACGGTTGTCGTGCCAGGCGGCGTACCCAGCGTGCGTACACCTCAGCCGCCATGAGTTCTCGTTGCGCCCCAGCAGGCAGGGTTTTCCACCACCCTTGCGTCCGATACCACGGTAGGTGACGCCGATGTCGACCCATCCCCCGCCCCTCCACTCTACCTCCCAGTAGCTGGCGCCCCCGAACTGGCCCTCCCTGCACAGGACCTGGGCCACCGAGTCGAAGCGCTGATGGTGAGGGGGGTAGGACTGGGGCTCCTCACCGCAGTGGGCGCCCTGGGGTCCCTCGAGAAGAACCAGGGTCGGGTGAGCTGTATCAGGGTCCAAGGACAGATGACATGAAACTGGAAGGAGAGAGTAAAGTGGGGGAGAGAAGAATAGAAAGTTCTGAGTAGAACGGACAGATTGGAAAGAAACTCCTTGCTTCATATGTAGAAATCTATACATGAAGCAGCTTCCTCTGTAGCTGGagatgagagcggtgagagtcaaccaaaacagtaaagttgtgtcCAAAAcgatgagctgaaagacactaaaacgctAGAGCTGACAGGAACTGGgcgataattctctgtgggttcaatATTACAAGCGCCCCCTTTCACATACAAATAGccatgtgatccattgttaatataaaactattgaCTACAGCCGATTTAAAGATAAACCCGTGGACAGGAAACATTCAAGCTACTAAAATTTATGACGTTAGCGAAAATAAACGACTCAGTATTAAGTATGATGCAGTGAGTACCACTCTACACCATGACTTACAATAAGGGCAATGTCAATGCTGATACTTTGCCAATATGCTGAGTTTGGGTACTGAAATCAGTATCGGGAGAAAGTTGAAGGGATCCAATCATCCCTCTTCATGCTTTTAAAGACTCAGGATTGGCTGGAATAATTTTAAATTCCCAGAGATGCTGCATAATTAGAAACTCTCCCCTCTATTCTTCTGATCTTTTCACTCTGAGTTTTTCTTGAGTTTCAGAGTTGGCTAGGAGAAATAGACCGACTAGCAGATATCTCACCATCTGGGGATACCGTTGACATTTTGGCACAGAGGGGATAAATGACACATGTGGCCTTAATCCTCTGACCGAATGAATTATTGATGCCTAACAAGGTGCCGATATGCTGTCAGCTGCCTTGTTTCTGTCGGGGACAAGGCCCCCGGTTTTAATGATGGACTTGGATGtcataaatacagtatgattGCCATTCATCATTGATGAGGATCCAGACTGGGCTCTCACGTTTCCCAGTAGGGACTCTCATTATGTGGTGAACTAGAAGCATGGAGAGAAGAATGAAAAGGAAaggattggaaaaaaaaaaagaggagaaaagagggtCAAAGAAAGAGGCGATAAAGATGGGGAACGACATGCAGGATGGTCACATTGAATGGGTGCAccagggatagagagagagagaggaggggaaggagagaagaaaaattaaGTGAAGGGGTAGAGAGTAGCAGAAGAAGAGGTGATGTAGGATAAACCACAAAAGAATACAggaacagatacagatactaATGTGGCAGACGTGTGAGAAGGAAGATGAAGTACTTACACCTGAGGAAAGCCGCCCTCATCCTCTGATCAGCCGGTTGCAGAGACAAAGAGGACAGAGGGAACGACATCGGCACTGCTGTAAAgggacaaatgacaaaaaaacaagaagatgaGGTggtatttaaaactttttttcctgtattatgaaaaaaatagatttatttccATGAACAGGAGTGAAGCGAGTGGCAGAGAAGGAAAGATAGAAAATGAGATATATGGAGAAAACAGCACAAGTAAGAGAAATATGGTAAAGTGGGACAACGTGTTTACTGTCTGTGGTTTACTGTAAAATCTGCATTGATATTTTGTTGGCTCTCATTGGCCAAGGTTAGCCATCCCTGTCCCAAGTTTATAGATAACGGAGGCGGTGAAAAGAAGAAGCAGACATTGAAGTATGACTTTGTTAAGAGTTGATTAACACCTTGTTAAGCAGCAAATCTTGTGTAGCATTGATATTAAAAGAATATTCACTCCTTTAATACTGTCAGACTCATGAAGggcattaagaaaaaaattgatGAGACTGATTAATGGAGCACAATCAGTTATTGTCTTTTATTCCACGTATTCTTCTTCCTTGACAAAACCTGATGCCAACATTACCAACAATGCAAAATACCACCAAAAGTAAAGTTGGACagtcaggtgtgttatgctagtagcagctaacgTAGCCTCAGACCactagcctccagcagagatgaggagtggTCTACAGAGGTCTAGTAACCTCACTTgtttctaactccacacctggtgatgtttttcattttcaaacttgtagtcttcagtcCCAGCTGACAcggactcaagtgacatcacttgaggcaatttatcagattttgcgTAGCTCcatctggagccacaaaaggctttataccACCTTTTCTACACATGCAGTAGTATTCTCCAACACCTATAAACAGACTTGAATGTACAAAATTAAGTCCCCCTTTAAGTCAATATGTGTagttttttgtgtatatttttttccgCTAACATAGCTGTAGACATGCTAGCGGCTCAGTGAGGCTGTGTTACTGCATGCTAACAAAGACATGCTGTTGTTTAGCTGGCACGTTTACTACTTTCagcatcttagtttagcatgttagcatgctaacatttgctaaattagcaataaacacaaagtataacacataaacacacattcttACTACTACCACCAGATGACACCAAAGTGAGGAAGTTAAAAGTCCTACGCGTAgtgattttaatgttaattataGTTGATTTGCTAAATTAGCCTGTTAGCAAGTTAAAGAGTTAGTTCACCCAAAAGTGCCACATTTTTCCACTTACCCCTCGTCGTATCTTGCCCTGCAGATAGTGTTGGTTGCATTTGCTGAGGTTTGAAGTTCTCCGCACTGAGATTTCTGCCACCTCCCCAATACAACGGAGATGAACggtattttaaacatttaaagaaataggtcgacattttgggaaatatgcttattcattttcttgccaagagtcagatgagaagattgataccactctcaaaGATATGAACAGTgctgatcttctcatctaacatcaaaaaaagcatatttcccaaaatttgCTTATACATAGAGAACAGTGGATCTCTATCGTAGCTGCTCTGCGTGTCGTTGAGAAGCTTCCATAAAACTAATTAATCTGAATTGGAGTTGCACTGTATTTGATTTGCTCCCCattaaactgaactgattagaaCATAGCAGGGACTGGAGATGAGCCAGGGAGGTTTGTAGCAGACATCACTCTTCTGCATGAATAATTAACACATCCACTGTCCCTCGCAGTGTTAAATGTCATGTCAAAACCTGCAGCCTGATAAAATGGGTCACCTCAGACCGGTCTCTGTCACAGAgggcgtgtgtgtttgtgtatcatGTTTCTTCTGCTTACCTTTTACGCACTCTCCGCCAGACACGTAGTTCTCATTGACTGGAAGAGAAACGTAATCATAGTGTGAAACTTTGCATCCTTAAATCTCTTTTATCCATAGTGTGCATGCTCCCGGATGATTGGCGCGTACGTCAGGAGTGCACGGACCTGCATGTCACCCACAGTGACACACAGTTCAGTTACGCTCAGCAGGGACAATTAACCCcctttttccttctcctttgTGATCTGTGTGCGTGAGTGAATCAGGTGAGAATCTGCTCATGTTTCTTCAACAGTACAGCAATCAATTTTCCGTTAACATGCACGCCTTTGTGTTATTTTCcactttgtgtttgtaaaattaCTGCTGCATCGTGAGACGCGCTCGCTTAAAATTGCGAGTGAAGTGTCGGTTATGTTAACAGCTACGGTTTTCCGAATACCAAGTGTAACATTTCTTATAAATGGAGAGCTGTTTCACCAGATTTGTTTGTAAGATTTGTAATTgtaaatttatatatatttctccaTAGTTGTCCAACCCAAACCGGTGTGTTCCCAAGGTCCCCATCCTCATACATAGTGAacctttatatattttaatgctgCATGCTCTAGCTATAAATTTGCAGCGTGAAGTATTAAGTAGTGTCCCTCTTTCCGCCCGCGGGTCATCTGCCGTACCTGCTCGGTTGATCTTGTCCACCTCCTCCCTGCAGACCTCCTCCATGCGGCTGCGGAGGTGGCACAGCGCTTTCCTGGCTCCGCTGAAGGCCTCCGTGGGCAGGCTGAGGGCTCTGGAGTGCCGACAGGTGGCGGTGAGAGGGGCGCACAGCAATGGAGCCGCCTGTCCCGATGGAGAGAGGAATGGAAAATACAGCCTGGCATAACCCTCCCTCTTTAATTCCTTGTACAATTGAATTTGAAAATAGCACTCAGGCACGTGCTGTCTTTTTCCACTGGTCTCTGTTGaatcatcctctcctctcttccattCTTCCTCTTCCATCCTTCCTACATGTTAATCTCTCTGAGTCTTTATTAGTATGCACTCTGGCCTCTAGGATGCATTAGATGTAATGGGTGATATCCTGATATGTAGCGCAGGCTAATAATTATAATTCAAATCAGAAacaatctgataaaaaaaagaaagtaaagaagaGAATGAATCTGAGCAAGCATTTTATGGCAGTTTTCATTACTACcagaaaaatctgatttgatacCCAGCTCTACATATCAAGGGCTACGCCAACATGCACTGCACAGTCAGTGGGAAATTACATTTCCGATATCTTTCTGCCCTCTGTCCATCTGTTTTTTGAATTATACTTGAGCCAAGTAGGGATTTAAAAACAGGAGGAGGCTGAGAATGAACTCCAGTAAAGATTAAAGAAGTGAGCATTTATTAGATGGTGACCAATAAGAGGAATAAGAAATTGATCTGACTTGGCATTATTAGATTTGATCATCACCATGTGTCTGTTTCCTGTCTATGTGATGTGTATCCTCCCTTCTTTTGTTCTCCTCCCCGGGTCTCTGTGCGCTCTTACTTCTTCCTATCACGTTCCCTAaatcctctctttctctccgccTCACCTGTAGGAAATGGCTGTTGTCCTCGGTCTGTAGAAGTCGGCTGATCTCCTCGTCTCTCCTCCTCAGCTCCTCCAAATCTTTCTCCAGCATCTCTGTGTCACGTTCAGCCCTCCCCACCACGGCTCGCTCCTTGGCCTCCAGCCTCGCTCGGACCTACGACACAACGGTATACCGTTCGAAGGACGCTCTTATCCATAGTTCCTTGTATCTAGTAGGAATCAAACCTTTCCGACCGACAGAATATGTAAAAGGAGCTGCGTGGTGCATGTCACTGAGTTCACATAACTTCAGTTATGTGAACTTCTGTGAGTAGATAACGACACAATCTTCATTTAGATCCTTTCAAGATCTGCCAACTTGTTAAGACaaacctcctcctcatgctgagCTTATACCACTGTGTCTATTATGAACTGTTTTCACTGTCCAGCATAATTAGCTGTGAAAGGCCAccaatttatatatatatatatatatatatatatatatatatatatatatatgttggaGCTTTAagaaaaatcccagtttccCAGTTGATTTACGACCTGACGTGAACCTACTTACAAGTTGGAAACTCATAATTACGGTGGCTCCAgtatgacatgaacacaacattaGTCACAACAGCTCTCATGAGTCTTAGTCAATCAAATCTTCCTTCATTATCAACCCTTATTAGAGCTGTTGACGTCTTCTATGCCCACTATAAACAATAGAACTGCTTCTATTTTTACTACCACTATCTAGTAATAGTACTGCTGTTAGTTCTTCTGGCCCCCTTCTCCTCACCTCAGCCTTGGTTTTCTCCAGGCGGACTGCCATGTCAGCAAACAGAGCTTCACTGTCTTCCAAAACAGCCGACGCTGACAcctaaaccacacacacacacacacacacacacacacacacacacacacacacacacacatagtaaaacacagcagcagcagttagaGTAGAACTCAGTAAATACTTAAAGACGCCATCAAACAGAGAATCCAATCTTCTGGAAAACTGTCACTTTCTAAGAAACGGTGAATCTTTGATGGCAAACGTATCCCGCCGGAGGAAAAACTCAACCaaataaagcagtttttcacattttctctgtagACTTCCTGTCAAACTCAACAGACAATCTCGTCTCGTCTCTTTACATTCTGCCCCGATATCCTATTTCAGTAAGAATTATATCACATTATGCAAGTTAAGTTGACAGTTCATTGTGATGTCATCTTGCCAATTTGAGTTTCATGTCCGCCATACATCATgtattgatatatatatgttttttcacACAACAACATCTAATGCCACTCTTCTGGGAATCTATTGTTATTCCAAATAATGATGATGGTCTATAATGTGCTGCCAAATTAATTTATAGCCGGTCCCTCAGAAAAGGCATTTAGACAATACTGGGATGATACCACTCTCTAGAGGATCGACACAAATGCAAAGGAAGGTTTAGTGCAGGTTATCCGGATTTCATGTAGCTGCGGTCAAGAAGGAACGTCCAACGTATCAGCAGTGGACGAGACCACAATCTGATATCCAACATTTGATAAAAGGCCAATTTCAGTCTGATGCATCGGTGGTTTTTCCAAGAAGCTGGATGGATGGAGATGATGCACAGAAGGATAAAAGGCTTTCTTGGAAGACTGAGGGAGTGGCGCAGAAACTGGAACTTAAATTAGCTTTGAAATGGAAACTGATACAACAGATCCTGTGAGGCGGTGTGTTTGTGAGCGTGAGAGAGAGACGTAGAGAGAGGCGAGCGTGCCTGATGGTACAGAGGaaactgcgtgtgtgtgtgtgtgtgtgcattagcTGGTGCATAGACAGTTGTGTAAAGGTCAAGTCAAGTCTATTTATGTAACCACTTTATCTCAAGGCACTTTACATGGCACATACCATACTACACTACTCTAACTGTATGTATAGCCTATATAATAGAGCTGCATGCATGGCTGGTATGAATTAAATCACTCAATACTGAGATCACAGTCATTAATCACGATTATTAATCTATCCCTGAGAAGAAATAGTTGTATAGAAAATTGCACTTAACCAACATACAATAATAACTTGattcaaatgtataaatctttGAATTACAGTGCGTTTTACGAGAGACTTTTGTGTTTGCTTAAAGctgaatatgaataaaaaacaaaacaaaatagtgAGTGGTTAATTACAGCGTGCTTGAAACAAACACCTGTGATTGGTCAGAAAGTTTTGGGAGCACTTGCAACAGAGCAGGAGCTTTAAATGCAAAGTCTCAATATTCTACCCAACATTATTAATGAAGACCAAAATGATTACTGCAATTCTGGTACGAGTACTTACACAAGCCTACGTTATAGACATAAAGAGACTATAAACAATATCAGAATAAAGTTTTAAGGCATGTTTACCCTTTAAAGCGTCTTTAAAGGTGAAGTGTTGGATAATATATTCCAACATATTCCAGCTGATTTCTTAGTAACATCAATTAAGCTGATGATGCCTCAAACTTACACAATGTATGTAAACAGCTTCAGCTCTTAGAATTCAGATTTATGATGACAAACATTATGTATCACGAAACAAGTTTGTTGGCTCTCAACAATGCTGATCCCTGTTAACTGGTGTCACAAAGCTGGTTATCAACTGTTTCTGTATATTCTGGGTTTTACAATCTAGCGATGAGCACGTTCACATGAAATGGGTAAAGTTCTTAATTACAGCAACATCATCAGAATCATGATTGGAGTTCTTAATGTGAGATAGATGTCCATGTGTGTGATTTCGTCACCTTGAGAGACTCCAAGCTTTGTTGaaactcctcctgctctctctctacACTCTGTATCCTCCCCTGAACCATCCGCTGAGACTCCTGGAGCTGAacctgacacacagacacacattcaggAAGTGATTGTGAGTTAATGTTTGTTCATACGGTGAAGGCTGAGGCAATTATGCAACGCGCTGTaggtgtagagctgcaatgattagttgattaattgataagcAGATTGACACAACATATAACTTATATATAACTCAGTcaattgaatatctttagattctggactgttggttgaacaaaataAGCAAACCAAAGGCATCACTGTAGACTTTAAGAAATgctaaattgcatttttttcaccattttttgacatttcacagaacaaacgattaattgagaaaattatCGACAGAttcatcgataatgaaaattattgttagttgcagccctacatgtgtttaatacattaaaatgttttcatattttaggTACATAATCatcaaaatactgtaaactTCATCTACAATCTTCAAACGCAGTGATAGTTGATTTAGTCTGCAGTGTGATAAAAAAGTTACATACAGactgttttgattatttatcaCCTGATGGAATTAACCTTTTTACACATTGATGAGTAATTTTGGactatttgttttcttttgtatgAAATATACTTCTCCCAGCCTTTGACTTGTGCATTTAATACTTAATAATCCCTCAAGCTCTAAGTGTTCTGACAGTTCAATACACTTCAGATGTTCTCATTATCACTGAGACAACGAGGACTCTCAGCCTCGTCTCCTCCAGTAAGTCTTTTCAAAATTCCAACCAGAGTTTACTTACTGATCATTTACTTCATTGAATTTTCATATTGCACTCTATTAAATTACCACTAAATTATTCAATCATGCACTAAGGCTGGTaaacaaaaagtgaaacagACTCATTAATAGACAAAGTTTTGtggaaatcaaaacaaatctTAAGACATAAATCTGGAACTTTAGCTTAGGATGACGGATGTGTCTGATTGACCTTTTCTGCCTCAAAACATACAAGTAGTAAATATAATAAGTGAGTctagattttgttttttcatgttcatAAACCTTTGTGTTTGAGTGATTCAGTGTTTgggtgtttacatgtgtgtgcacagttaACAGGCGAAGGGTAAATGCACTTCTGACGTTGTGATAGTCATTTCATCCGACACATTATTATCAATACACAGTTATGCGATTATGCATataattgtattatattgtgtTGTTACTGATTGTGGATACATGGGCGCTGCCCGGTGCTGAAATCTTTCACTTTTGCACGTGAAAGACGTTTTTGTCATTGCCTTGTGGTCACTTGTATTAGGCTTAGAGCTGTTTTATTGAATATTCTTAAGTCATATTCaattaaaaactacatttatatCGACTGTGCTGTGTCTCATATctacttttactgaaaaaaGCGAGAACTTCCTCATAAAGTTACTCTGAAGTCATGAAAATCGATTATTTCCCCCTGTGAGCACCTGGAGAGAGAAAATCCTAGTACCGGCCCTGCttaacatacaaaacatttggGAGCCCCCTACTAGTGATGATACTGATCATCTGTCAACTTAGCAGAGGAATATTGACCCGGGGTCCTTTGGTGTTACGGTTTCCTGCATTTTTAATATTCTTTAAAAACCCCTCAAGTGTGTCCCTGTTACCTGTCTCCTGGCTCTCTGGGCGTCCACATTATGCACCTCCTCCTGGTCAGCCTCGCACAGCAGGCAGTCTCCGGTCCACTCCCCCGCGGCCTCCGCCCCGGAGCCGCTTCCCGCGGGCTCCAGACCCAGGCGATGCTGAGCGCACAGCCGCTCCGCCAGGCACTCCACCGCGGCGACAAGCTTGTGCCGCCGCAGCGTGCCGACCTCTCGGTGCGGCAGGACGTGGAGCTCACAGAAAGACGCCAGGCACACCAGGCACGACTTGACCGCCATCAGCTTGCTCTCCGCGGGGCAGAAGTCGCACGGCACTTCCCCGACTCCCCCCAGGTAGAGCTCCGGCGGCTCCGCGAACATTTCGCTCAGCTTGAGTTTGTCGACGACTTCGGCGAGCATCGTGTTCCGCCGCAGCACCGGCCGAGGGCTGAACGTCTCGCGGCACTGGGGGCAGCTGAACTGGCCCGACTCCGACTGGTCCCAGTAGTTGTTGATGCACGCCATGCAGTAGGTGTGTCCGCAGGGGATGGACACCGGGTCCTTCAGGATGTCCAGGCAGATTGGACATCGAAACTGGCTCTCGGTCACCGAGATGTTCGCCTGGGCCATCGCGGCAGGATGTGCTCGAAGCTCCGGTGACTGTAGGTCTGCCTGTTGCCTCCGATCCTGCTGATGAAGAAGAAGCTTTTCCTGACTCCCGGTGTGTTGTTGTGAAGAGGAGGGGTTAGGATACAGGAATAGCTCTTCCGCAATGTCATCCACTCCCTCATAACAATGGATATCCTTTGCCCTCAGTGTTGTCTTACAGGCATGTAAAGGCATTAAAGGGCCAGTTCGCCCAAATTACCCAAACCATGTTTTTCACCACTGCAGTAATGTCAATAGTTTTGGTTTGGttcaagacaaacaaacattttaaaaaaaataataataattttaatatgtGATAATCCTTGTGTGAAATCCTTCTCATAGTTgatctatttatatatatatatatttcaagtAATTTGtcataatacatttatttatatttctcattttcttttcttttttcatagcCTAcgtattgtattgttttattttttttctaaaagtgTCATCTGTGTCAATCATGATCAACTGTCAATAGTCTCAGCTCTGCAGACGCTCTGTTACTGAACTCATGTTCACacactgccatctagtggcgaCATGATGCAATTCCTTCAATTATTTCAGAGACGAAAACAGAACCACATGCCAGCAGAGACAGAGTTGAAAGCATACTTTACATATTAATTTGTTGAAGctaataaaaattaatattaaatgtgacTCTTTAAATGACATCGGTATAGTGTATGCCATTGGAGACACTGTCAGCTATAAATGCATGACAGATTAATTTATGAGGAACAGAGAAAGTTAAAACTGTTCTGTCACCTCTACAGTGAGGACATAAGACGCTCTTCACAAAATATACAGCCCAAATATTCATAATGTTAAATCATGCTGACAAGCATGCACAATGTGCAAATGTACAAACTATTGTTCTTCAAAGGTTTATTTATGatacagagcagggcagggctaacgatGCTAGATGCATCAAAACCCAGAAAATACTAAACTCTTCATAATAAACCAACCTGCATAGAATCACCATAGAATAATCATGAATATAACTCAAATACCCAAATAACACTACAACCTCTCAtctgcaacaaacaaaaccaaaaaccccAAAGTCCAGAAATACCAAACACAAAAAGTCCTTCTGAACCTGCAGAACTTATGTGTTGTCTGTTGTGGTCTCTGATGTGCCGCCCTCGTGAATTGAATTTCAGCAGCAGTTCAGCACAAGATTGAAGGTTTAGAGGGGGATTTTCAGGTACCTAAGCTCTGACCGAGCCatatcactcactcactcacacacacacacacacacatacaggtcaCCTTACCTGCCTTTGGAGTTAAGTGGTTTACTCAATGAGGTTTGGGATCCCAGGATTAGTGCTACATGTCTCCTTAAATGTACCTATACttttacaaaatgattttataCCAAGTAAAAAGAGGACAGCAATAGCACTTTTACAAGGAGGTTCCCCTATATTTCAGAAATGAAATGCCAGTATGCACAGATTTTGGTgatt
The DNA window shown above is from Thunnus maccoyii chromosome 2, fThuMac1.1, whole genome shotgun sequence and carries:
- the LOC121887431 gene encoding E3 ubiquitin/ISG15 ligase TRIM25-like isoform X1; this encodes MPLHACKTTLRAKDIHCYEGVDDIAEELFLYPNPSSSQQHTGSQEKLLLHQQDRRQQADLQSPELRAHPAAMAQANISVTESQFRCPICLDILKDPVSIPCGHTYCMACINNYWDQSESGQFSCPQCRETFSPRPVLRRNTMLAEVVDKLKLSEMFAEPPELYLGGVGEVPCDFCPAESKLMAVKSCLVCLASFCELHVLPHREVGTLRRHKLVAAVECLAERLCAQHRLGLEPAGSGSGAEAAGEWTGDCLLCEADQEEVHNVDAQRARRQVQLQESQRMVQGRIQSVEREQEEFQQSLESLKVSASAVLEDSEALFADMAVRLEKTKAEVRARLEAKERAVVGRAERDTEMLEKDLEELRRRDEEISRLLQTEDNSHFLQAAPLLCAPLTATCRHSRALSLPTEAFSGARKALCHLRSRMEEVCREEVDKINRAVNENYVSGGECVKGGRNLSAENFKPQQMQPTLSAGQDTTRAVPMSFPLSSLSLQPADQRMRAAFLRFSCHLSLDPDTAHPTLVLLEGPQGAHCGEEPQSYPPHHQRFDSVAQVLCREGQFGGASYWEVEWRGGGWVDIGVTYRGIGRKGGGKPCLLGRNENSWRLRCTHAGYAAWHDNRKTTVAAPPCPRIGVFLERQKGALSFYSVSDTVVLLHTFRCPFSQPLYPAFRLDLDSTLLICPHEGGNGNPT
- the LOC121887431 gene encoding tripartite motif-containing protein 16-like isoform X2 gives rise to the protein MPLHACKTTLRAKDIHCYEGVDDIAEELFLYPNPSSSQQHTGSQEKLLLHQQDRRQQADLQSPELRAHPAAMAQANISVTESQFRCPICLDILKDPVSIPCGHTYCMACINNYWDQSESGQFSCPQCRETFSPRPVLRRNTMLAEVVDKLKLSEMFAEPPELYLGGVGEVPCDFCPAESKLMAVKSCLVCLASFCELHVLPHREVGTLRRHKLVAAVECLAERLCAQHRLGLEPAGSGSGAEAAGEWTGDCLLCEADQEEVHNVDAQRARRQVQLQESQRMVQGRIQSVEREQEEFQQSLESLKVSASAVLEDSEALFADMAVRLEKTKAEVRARLEAKERAVVGRAERDTEMLEKDLEELRRRDEEISRLLQTEDNSHFLQAAPLLCAPLTATCRHSRALSLPTEAFSGARKALCHLRSRMEEVCREEVDKINRAVNENYVSGGECVKAVPMSFPLSSLSLQPADQRMRAAFLRFSCHLSLDPDTAHPTLVLLEGPQGAHCGEEPQSYPPHHQRFDSVAQVLCREGQFGGASYWEVEWRGGGWVDIGVTYRGIGRKGGGKPCLLGRNENSWRLRCTHAGYAAWHDNRKTTVAAPPCPRIGVFLERQKGALSFYSVSDTVVLLHTFRCPFSQPLYPAFRLDLDSTLLICPHEGGNGNPT